The Coriobacteriia bacterium genome has a window encoding:
- a CDS encoding hemerythrin family protein — translation MSYFAWDPALETGHQILDAEHRSLFALANKLEAAIENSPDDEGTVSDAVYGLIGYVVEHFNDEEAIMREYRYPMAGPHRSLHEQLSVETLSISARYFNGEDVTPAQLAPLVCTWLRDHIQVHDMALVQYIESIDASRKPTVPA, via the coding sequence GTGTCGTACTTCGCATGGGATCCTGCACTTGAAACCGGTCATCAGATTCTGGACGCCGAGCATCGGAGCCTCTTTGCGCTCGCAAACAAGCTTGAGGCTGCGATCGAGAACTCTCCAGATGACGAAGGCACCGTCTCCGACGCTGTCTACGGACTGATCGGCTACGTCGTAGAGCACTTCAACGACGAAGAGGCGATCATGCGGGAGTACCGCTATCCGATGGCAGGCCCGCATCGCTCGTTGCACGAACAGCTCAGCGTCGAGACCCTCTCGATAAGCGCTCGCTACTTCAACGGCGAGGACGTCACGCCGGCACAGCTCGCGCCGCTGGTGTGCACGTGGCTGCGCGACCACATACAGGTGCACGACATGGCCCTGGTCCAGTACATCGAGAGCATCGACGCATCGCGCAAGCCTACGGTTCCCGCCTGA
- a CDS encoding nitroreductase — MQVSHAIRERRSARAFLAETVDTETVGQILDLAKWAPSWANSQGWSVYVLSGEPLERLKAAIAKKVAAEDPPTPDIPSPTDWPAYLSERMVFRRPPAEAPGASDNAVSAASVWEFYGAPYVILLAVDEDLEPAYACFDAGLFAQTLCLAAEDRGFATCVMATAVRYGELLHAEIPEAEGKHFVVGIAFGLIDHTAVVNRSERNRVELDEFATFIDGSGAEE; from the coding sequence ATGCAAGTCTCACACGCCATCAGAGAACGCCGCAGCGCGCGGGCCTTCCTGGCCGAGACCGTGGACACCGAGACGGTCGGCCAGATCCTCGACCTCGCGAAATGGGCGCCGTCGTGGGCCAACTCGCAGGGATGGAGCGTCTACGTGCTGAGCGGCGAGCCACTCGAGCGACTCAAAGCGGCCATCGCCAAGAAAGTCGCCGCCGAGGACCCGCCAACCCCCGACATCCCGTCGCCCACGGACTGGCCCGCCTACCTCTCCGAGCGTATGGTCTTCCGACGCCCGCCTGCCGAGGCACCCGGCGCCAGCGACAACGCGGTATCGGCCGCAAGCGTGTGGGAGTTCTACGGCGCGCCGTACGTGATCCTGTTGGCTGTCGACGAGGACCTGGAGCCGGCATACGCGTGCTTCGACGCCGGCCTGTTCGCGCAGACGTTGTGCCTCGCTGCCGAGGACCGTGGGTTCGCCACCTGCGTCATGGCGACTGCCGTGCGCTACGGCGAGTTGCTCCACGCCGAGATCCCCGAGGCCGAGGGCAAGCACTTCGTCGTCGGCATAGCTTTCGGGCTGATCGACCACACGGCGGTCGTGAATCGCAGTGAGCGCAACCGAGTCGAGCTCGACGAGTTCGCGACGTTCATCGACGGATCGGGCGCCGAGGAGTAG
- a CDS encoding MarR family transcriptional regulator — protein MQQRTDVDASIVSSYRVIARALDRVMLPRLIELGLTMPQFKALIAVVTAGPGGISVTQLGCELSIGQPSASLIVDQLARPGYVERIQDTVDRRRVLVTATAMGAETINELRFGRHSTFAEWLGNVEQSDAEALERGLRSLSLAVQASAMGTAPVH, from the coding sequence GTGCAACAGCGAACCGACGTGGACGCAAGCATCGTTAGTAGCTATCGCGTCATTGCGCGCGCGTTGGATCGCGTGATGCTCCCTAGGCTGATCGAGCTTGGGCTCACGATGCCGCAGTTCAAGGCCCTGATTGCAGTGGTCACGGCCGGTCCGGGCGGCATTTCGGTGACGCAGCTTGGCTGCGAGCTGAGCATCGGCCAGCCCTCTGCGAGCCTGATCGTCGACCAGCTTGCACGTCCGGGTTACGTCGAGCGGATCCAGGACACAGTCGACCGGCGCCGGGTGTTGGTGACTGCGACAGCGATGGGCGCCGAGACCATCAACGAGCTGCGCTTCGGTCGCCACTCGACGTTTGCGGAGTGGCTGGGCAACGTGGAGCAGTCCGACGCGGAGGCTCTCGAGCGCGGTCTGCGCTCGCTCTCGCTAGCGGTCCAAGCATCCGCTATGGGCACCGCACCCGTCCACTAG
- a CDS encoding YaiI/YqxD family protein has protein sequence MTTLFIDADACPVTREAITAARALGIPVVLVANGTQNMDRYTNRSGVEAIQVSSGADAADFAVIERLQPGDVVVTQDIGLAAMVLGRGAAAVGPRGHVFHMATIDAEMHIRHEEKKLRRAGGRHGGPRPFTDEDREHFSEVVERLLRQAKEQS, from the coding sequence ATGACGACGCTCTTCATCGACGCCGATGCCTGTCCGGTGACCCGCGAGGCAATCACTGCGGCACGCGCGCTGGGCATCCCCGTCGTGCTGGTCGCGAACGGGACCCAGAACATGGACCGCTACACGAATCGCTCCGGCGTCGAGGCGATTCAGGTGAGCTCTGGCGCCGATGCTGCCGACTTCGCGGTTATCGAGCGGTTGCAGCCGGGGGACGTCGTTGTCACCCAGGACATCGGCCTGGCCGCCATGGTCCTGGGACGCGGAGCGGCTGCCGTCGGCCCACGCGGACACGTCTTCCACATGGCAACCATCGACGCCGAGATGCACATCCGCCATGAGGAGAAGAAGCTCAGGCGCGCTGGCGGCCGACACGGCGGACCGCGCCCGTTCACCGACGAGGACCGCGAGCACTTCTCGGAGGTAGTGGAGCGGCTCTTGCGTCAGGCCAAAGAGCAGTCTTAG
- a CDS encoding GNAT family N-acetyltransferase codes for MTHLAPIVPPDPPLSDGVVALRTLSTGDIAPLHVNLADEAVREYMSIPLDQTIEGTARYVTTRVKAMADGADASFAVTDAVTGELLGTIGVERSFDDPAIGTIGYWLFAPARGRGVATRAVGLLTGWAFEALALARLQITVHERNLPSQRVAEKNGYSRECVMRSIAEQHGTRVDLVMFARLADDPAPEEVSR; via the coding sequence GTGACCCACCTTGCGCCCATCGTCCCGCCCGACCCGCCCTTGAGCGATGGGGTCGTCGCGCTGCGGACGCTGAGCACTGGAGATATCGCCCCTCTGCACGTCAACCTCGCCGATGAGGCCGTTCGCGAGTACATGTCCATCCCTCTCGACCAGACCATCGAAGGGACCGCGCGTTACGTGACCACGCGCGTCAAGGCGATGGCCGACGGGGCCGACGCGAGCTTTGCCGTTACCGACGCTGTCACAGGCGAGCTTCTGGGCACGATCGGCGTGGAGCGCTCGTTCGACGACCCGGCGATCGGCACCATCGGCTACTGGCTGTTCGCGCCCGCCCGCGGGCGTGGAGTTGCGACCCGCGCCGTGGGGCTGCTGACCGGTTGGGCGTTCGAGGCCCTCGCGCTGGCTCGCCTTCAGATCACCGTCCACGAGCGTAATCTTCCCTCGCAGCGAGTCGCCGAGAAGAACGGCTACTCACGCGAGTGCGTCATGCGGTCAATCGCCGAGCAACACGGCACGCGCGTCGACCTAGTCATGTTCGCGCGCCTTGCCGACGATCCGGCGCCCGAGGAAGTAAGCCGATGA
- a CDS encoding diguanylate cyclase — protein sequence MTSRPTSPLAGLISLRHLPGPVPATARNTYAISWMLLLVVVPLLVVFWATVPVMRQLVIVIGGVLVVIAITQIILIRIGRDASAVPMMLIAGWSMLTWAAWLTGGLYSPSLYAQFVFVVLAEMCNGWRWGLATLGFSLSTIGFFAWAQQAGIVPPSIIASSLYLYAAIVCIYLVALFMLEAMLSNGMRRAQDRLGTELTERRAIARQLRDVIDNAPFGAFIGEVDDGSICITQTNRSAGQILNRNAEEFVNCRAEEIFPRLKGSELLTEIHRVAEAGGTYDLHDLVATIRDENRILDVHAFQISDCRAVVFFSDVTEQRRFEREMEFAAFHDELTNLPNRKLLLDRLTMALASAERREAEVAVLFIDMDNFKPINDEFGHPFGDKLLRSVARRLQESARASDTVARFGGDEFTVVLPDVADAEQVGAIAQKLVYAFREPFSIEGRELVVTLSIGVAITTPLDREMGSLLEHADMAMYQMKRAGRDGFQIYEPRRPAALHQAL from the coding sequence ATGACATCTCGGCCTACATCGCCGCTCGCCGGCCTCATCTCACTGCGCCACTTGCCTGGCCCGGTGCCTGCGACCGCGCGCAACACGTACGCGATCTCGTGGATGCTCCTGCTGGTGGTCGTGCCGCTGCTCGTTGTCTTCTGGGCGACCGTGCCGGTGATGCGTCAGCTGGTGATCGTGATCGGTGGCGTGCTCGTCGTCATCGCGATTACACAGATCATCCTGATCCGCATCGGCCGCGACGCTTCGGCAGTTCCGATGATGCTGATAGCCGGCTGGTCGATGTTGACGTGGGCCGCGTGGCTCACCGGCGGGCTCTACTCGCCGTCGCTCTACGCGCAGTTTGTCTTCGTAGTCCTCGCCGAGATGTGCAACGGATGGCGCTGGGGGCTGGCCACGCTCGGCTTCTCGCTGTCGACCATCGGCTTCTTCGCCTGGGCGCAACAGGCCGGCATCGTGCCACCGTCCATCATCGCTTCGTCGCTGTACCTGTACGCCGCGATCGTGTGCATCTACCTTGTCGCGCTCTTCATGCTCGAGGCGATGCTCTCCAACGGCATGCGCCGCGCTCAGGACCGGCTCGGCACAGAACTCACGGAGCGCCGAGCGATCGCGCGCCAGCTGCGTGACGTCATCGACAACGCACCGTTCGGCGCATTCATCGGCGAGGTCGACGACGGTTCTATCTGCATCACGCAGACGAACCGCTCGGCCGGACAGATCCTGAATCGCAACGCCGAGGAGTTCGTGAACTGCCGCGCCGAGGAGATCTTCCCGCGGCTCAAAGGCTCCGAGCTACTCACCGAGATCCATCGAGTCGCCGAGGCCGGCGGCACCTACGACCTGCACGACCTGGTCGCCACGATCCGCGACGAGAACCGCATCCTTGACGTCCACGCGTTCCAGATATCGGACTGCAGAGCGGTCGTGTTCTTCAGCGACGTGACCGAGCAGCGCCGATTCGAACGCGAGATGGAGTTCGCCGCGTTCCACGACGAGCTCACCAACCTGCCCAACCGCAAGCTTCTGCTCGACCGGCTGACCATGGCACTTGCCTCCGCCGAGCGCCGAGAGGCAGAGGTGGCCGTGCTCTTCATCGACATGGACAACTTCAAGCCGATCAACGACGAGTTCGGACACCCATTCGGCGACAAGTTGCTCCGCAGCGTTGCCCGTCGCCTTCAGGAGTCGGCGCGCGCAAGCGACACGGTGGCGCGGTTTGGGGGCGATGAGTTCACCGTCGTGCTCCCCGACGTAGCGGATGCCGAGCAGGTCGGCGCGATTGCCCAGAAGCTCGTCTACGCTTTCAGGGAGCCCTTCTCGATCGAGGGCCGCGAGTTGGTTGTCACCCTGAGTATCGGCGTGGCCATCACCACGCCTCTCGATCGCGAGATGGGCTCGCTGCTCGAACATGCGGACATGGCGATGTATCAGATGAAGCGAGCAGGACGAGACGGCTTCCAGATATACGAGCCACGCCGTCCCGCGGCATTGCATCAGGCGCTCTAG
- a CDS encoding cobalamin-dependent protein (Presence of a B(12) (cobalamin)-binding domain implies dependence on cobalamin itself, in one of its several forms, or in some unusual lineages, dependence on a cobalamin-like analog.): MNKNTSDTPASPPRTPDELRRIIAESLDALDRARAVDAALDAVARGDIDVADLYTLVLGPYLTEVGSQWQHGQERVWQEHFASHAIRTIVEALYPEVARKAAEAPSRHETVLLVCPPNEEHELGLRMLSDRFEMAGYRSVFLGADTPIAEIVEAAGAVHATIVALSISTVFERVELRCFVDTLHERLAGTRIIVGGPALKHDPGGWAAEELLDPSELGLPGASATR; this comes from the coding sequence ATGAATAAGAACACATCTGACACCCCGGCCAGCCCGCCACGCACTCCCGACGAGCTGCGGCGAATCATCGCCGAGAGCCTCGACGCGCTGGATCGCGCGCGCGCGGTCGACGCCGCGTTGGACGCGGTCGCACGGGGCGACATCGACGTTGCCGACCTGTACACGCTGGTGCTCGGCCCGTACCTCACCGAGGTCGGCTCCCAGTGGCAGCACGGTCAGGAGCGCGTGTGGCAGGAGCACTTCGCCTCGCACGCGATACGCACCATCGTCGAGGCGCTCTATCCCGAAGTCGCTCGGAAAGCCGCCGAGGCGCCCAGTCGTCACGAGACAGTCTTGCTGGTCTGCCCTCCCAACGAGGAGCACGAGTTGGGATTGCGCATGCTCTCCGACCGCTTCGAGATGGCCGGCTACCGCTCGGTCTTCCTCGGCGCCGACACACCCATCGCCGAGATCGTCGAGGCTGCGGGGGCGGTGCACGCCACGATCGTCGCGCTCTCGATCTCGACGGTGTTCGAGCGCGTCGAGCTTCGCTGCTTCGTCGACACGTTGCACGAGCGACTGGCCGGCACGCGCATCATCGTAGGCGGCCCGGCGCTGAAGCACGACCCAGGCGGTTGGGCGGCCGAGGAACTCCTCGACCCGTCTGAACTCGGACTTCCCGGCGCAAGCGCAACGCGGTGA
- a CDS encoding ABC transporter permease, producing the protein MLPLRIAWRFLRSSPVQSALICAGIAVGIATQIFVGSLITSLQINLLNTTIGSAAQVNISAIKQSDPVRFTRDMQGVVYGDPRVKQGAVAPTTQAPALFSNGTDSSTLGLIGGELNELDGIYKIKSRTIHGVASIGPGEIMLGKDFATLFNVKPGDTVSLKFQNNQTGSFKVTGIFDLGSAQFNLRQAFVAGEVAQNVNGWSGNQYSMISVQLNHPYDSKAVAANWSSRLPGVSITEWQSQNASLLAGLVSQAVSGYMIQGFVLIAVALGIASTLAIAAVQKTRQIGILKAMGLSDKLSGQIFLWQAVILGLGGSLGGVISSFALLALFRLAPVPFSITMDPTFVAISAAIGVGVALLSSIIPIRQTSRLDPIEVIQNG; encoded by the coding sequence ATGCTCCCGCTGCGCATAGCTTGGCGTTTCCTGCGCTCAAGCCCCGTCCAGTCCGCGCTCATCTGCGCAGGTATCGCCGTGGGCATTGCCACGCAGATCTTCGTGGGCTCGCTCATCACAAGCCTGCAGATCAACCTGCTCAACACGACGATCGGCTCGGCGGCTCAGGTCAACATCTCGGCCATCAAACAAAGCGATCCCGTGCGGTTCACTCGCGACATGCAGGGCGTCGTGTACGGCGATCCCCGCGTGAAACAGGGGGCGGTCGCCCCAACCACCCAGGCCCCCGCCCTGTTCAGCAACGGAACCGACAGCTCCACCTTGGGGTTGATTGGCGGGGAGCTGAACGAACTCGACGGTATCTACAAGATCAAGTCGCGCACGATCCATGGAGTGGCCTCGATCGGCCCGGGTGAGATCATGCTGGGCAAGGACTTCGCGACCCTGTTCAACGTCAAGCCAGGCGACACGGTATCGCTGAAGTTCCAGAACAACCAGACCGGCTCATTCAAGGTCACGGGCATCTTCGATCTGGGCAGTGCGCAGTTCAACTTGCGCCAAGCGTTTGTCGCGGGCGAGGTCGCGCAGAACGTCAACGGTTGGAGCGGCAATCAGTACTCGATGATCTCGGTGCAACTCAACCACCCCTACGACTCCAAGGCTGTGGCCGCCAACTGGAGCAGCCGTCTTCCGGGCGTTTCGATCACTGAGTGGCAGAGCCAGAACGCGAGCTTGCTCGCCGGGCTGGTCAGCCAAGCCGTGTCCGGCTACATGATTCAGGGTTTCGTGCTGATCGCCGTAGCGCTAGGTATCGCTTCGACGCTGGCCATCGCAGCCGTGCAAAAGACTCGGCAGATCGGCATCCTCAAGGCGATGGGGCTGTCTGACAAACTGTCGGGTCAGATCTTCCTGTGGCAGGCGGTCATCTTGGGACTCGGCGGCTCGCTTGGTGGAGTGATCTCGTCCTTCGCGCTGCTGGCGCTCTTCCGACTCGCACCCGTGCCGTTCTCGATCACGATGGACCCCACGTTCGTAGCCATATCGGCGGCCATCGGCGTGGGCGTCGCGCTGCTCTCCTCGATCATCCCAATCCGTCAGACCTCGCGCTTGGACCCGATCGAGGTGATCCAGAATGGCTGA
- a CDS encoding ABC transporter ATP-binding protein: MADCPHGQLLEACSLDKIYGEGDASTHALRGVSFDLCAGEFASIVGQSGSGKSTLLNLLGLLDSPSNGTVKYNEVDAEKLAKQEKAQLRNGLIGFVFQFHYLLPEFSVYENVAMPAFIGGKLAETETRSRVEETLSMLGIEGMSGKNANQLSGGQKQRVAIARALMNRPAIVLADEPTGNLDTVNTNLVYDLFRQINKETGTAFLIVTHDRSIAERTDRILEISDGELVQDVRSSEVIGS; encoded by the coding sequence ATGGCTGATTGCCCACATGGCCAGCTGCTCGAAGCGTGCAGCCTGGACAAGATCTACGGCGAGGGCGACGCGTCCACCCACGCGCTCAGGGGCGTGAGCTTCGACCTCTGCGCCGGTGAGTTCGCCTCGATCGTGGGACAGTCGGGCTCGGGCAAGTCGACGCTGCTGAACCTGCTTGGCCTGCTCGACTCACCCTCGAACGGCACCGTGAAGTACAACGAGGTCGACGCCGAGAAGCTCGCGAAGCAGGAGAAGGCCCAGCTGCGTAACGGGCTGATCGGCTTCGTTTTCCAGTTCCACTACCTACTGCCCGAGTTCAGCGTCTACGAGAACGTCGCGATGCCGGCTTTTATCGGCGGGAAGCTTGCCGAGACAGAGACGCGCTCTCGCGTCGAGGAGACGCTGTCGATGCTGGGCATCGAGGGCATGAGCGGCAAGAACGCCAACCAGCTCTCCGGTGGTCAGAAGCAGCGAGTGGCCATCGCTCGCGCGCTGATGAACCGACCCGCGATAGTACTCGCCGACGAGCCCACGGGTAACCTCGACACCGTCAACACCAACCTCGTCTACGACCTGTTTCGGCAGATCAACAAGGAGACAGGCACGGCGTTCCTCATCGTCACGCACGACCGTTCGATCGCCGAGCGAACCGACCGCATCCTCGAGATCAGCGACGGCGAGCTCGTACAGGACGTTCGCTCGAGCGAGGTTATCGGGAGCTAG